A single region of the Pseudomonas sp. PDM14 genome encodes:
- a CDS encoding pirin family protein, translated as MSGLLLIQPRAEDIAGQPILRPLPSAKCRSIGPFVFFDHMLEQTYAPGSGMNINAHPHIGLSTLTYLFDGALQHKDSLGSDQLVQPGDVSWMTAGRAVAHVERTPAALRASGSTLHGLQVWLALPQADEQGDPSYAHYPAASLPVSDSLGVTIRLIAGNGFCLQSPVAVRSPTLYAELHLQAGASLLIPAEHRERALYLIDGDAQLEDSDLPLHGLAVLPEGEAMTLIACSECHLVLIGGEPLGPLRMFWNFIASDPLVLEQARQRWADGDWPRVPGEDARIELPRRP; from the coding sequence ATGAGTGGCCTGCTGCTGATCCAGCCGCGCGCCGAGGACATCGCCGGCCAACCGATCCTGCGTCCGCTGCCGTCGGCCAAGTGCCGCAGCATCGGCCCGTTCGTGTTCTTCGACCACATGCTGGAGCAGACCTACGCGCCCGGCAGTGGGATGAACATCAACGCGCACCCACACATCGGCCTGTCTACCCTCACCTACCTGTTCGACGGCGCGCTGCAGCACAAGGACAGCCTCGGCTCGGACCAGTTGGTGCAACCCGGTGACGTCAGCTGGATGACCGCTGGCCGTGCCGTGGCGCATGTCGAACGAACCCCGGCGGCGCTGCGCGCCAGCGGCTCGACCCTGCATGGTTTGCAGGTCTGGCTGGCATTGCCCCAGGCCGACGAACAAGGCGATCCGAGCTATGCGCACTACCCGGCAGCGAGCCTGCCAGTCAGCGACAGCCTGGGCGTGACGATCCGCCTGATCGCCGGCAACGGTTTCTGCCTGCAGTCGCCAGTGGCCGTGCGCTCGCCCACGCTGTACGCCGAGCTGCACCTGCAGGCCGGCGCCAGCCTGCTGATTCCGGCGGAACACCGCGAACGGGCACTGTACCTGATCGACGGTGACGCCCAGCTGGAAGACAGCGACCTGCCCCTGCACGGGCTGGCAGTGTTGCCGGAAGGCGAAGCCATGACCCTGATCGCCTGCAGCGAATGCCACCTGGTACTGATCGGCGGGGAGCCGCTGGGGCCGCTACGGATGTTCTGGAATTTCATCGCCAGTGATCCGCTCGTGCTGGAGCAGGCCCGGCAACGCTGGGCGGATGGCGACTGGCCACGCGTGCCGGGCGAAGACGCACGCATTGAGCTGCCGCGACGGCCATGA
- a CDS encoding OsmC family protein: MIEITTESGLRQRITIGEHTLHSDVPVAFGGAASAPEPHDLFDAALGACKALTLALYARQKGIALDNVDVQVSRDDSEERKGTYRLNVALQLHGALDDAQREQLLRIADKCPVHKLMTETDVVVSTRLSDA, encoded by the coding sequence ATGATCGAGATCACCACGGAAAGCGGCCTGCGCCAGCGCATCACCATCGGCGAACACACTCTGCACAGCGACGTGCCAGTCGCCTTCGGCGGCGCCGCCTCGGCACCGGAACCCCACGACCTGTTCGACGCCGCCCTCGGTGCCTGCAAGGCGCTGACCCTGGCGCTGTACGCGCGGCAGAAAGGCATCGCCCTGGACAACGTCGACGTGCAGGTCAGTCGCGACGACAGCGAGGAACGCAAGGGCACCTACCGCCTCAACGTCGCGCTGCAGCTGCATGGCGCACTCGACGACGCCCAGCGCGAACAGCTGCTGCGCATCGCTGACAAGTGCCCGGTGCACAAGCTGATGACCGAGACCGACGTCGTCGTCAGCACCCGCCTGAGCGATGCCTGA
- a CDS encoding substrate-binding periplasmic protein — MSFARLLGLLLFCAPPLFAGETLVYPLHSTGTDPEAYVVELLRQALTKSGGDYQLRASDQAMPQSRAQRSLEHNDGAVQLMWTMTTRERENTLLPIRIPIYKGLIGWRVALVRREDQHWLKSVDSLADLRPMRFGQRADWPDTAILRSNGLQVVTSQSYASLFRMLDAGRFDVFPREVVVAWSEQAEAHKEGLALEVDEHIVLHYPTAFYFFTSRARADLAEAIESGLEKMIADGSFERLFQQHHGDAIRQAGLDKRRIIELQNPDLPDNIPLLREQLWYHPTNSRSGVGAASK; from the coding sequence ATGTCATTCGCCCGCCTGCTCGGTCTTCTGCTGTTCTGCGCCCCGCCGTTGTTCGCCGGCGAGACGCTGGTCTATCCGCTGCACTCTACCGGTACCGACCCGGAAGCCTACGTGGTCGAGCTGCTGCGTCAGGCGCTGACCAAGAGTGGCGGCGACTATCAACTGCGCGCCTCCGACCAGGCCATGCCGCAAAGTCGCGCGCAGCGCTCGCTGGAGCACAACGACGGCGCCGTGCAGCTGATGTGGACCATGACCACCCGCGAGCGGGAAAACACCCTGCTGCCGATCCGCATCCCGATTTATAAAGGCCTGATCGGCTGGCGCGTGGCGCTGGTTCGCCGCGAGGACCAGCACTGGCTGAAATCGGTCGATAGCCTGGCCGACCTGCGACCGATGCGCTTCGGCCAGCGCGCCGACTGGCCAGACACCGCGATCCTGCGCAGCAACGGCCTGCAGGTGGTGACCAGCCAGAGCTACGCCAGCCTGTTCCGCATGCTCGATGCCGGGCGCTTCGATGTCTTTCCGCGTGAGGTGGTGGTGGCCTGGAGCGAACAGGCCGAAGCGCACAAGGAAGGCCTGGCCCTGGAGGTCGACGAGCACATCGTCCTGCACTACCCCACCGCGTTCTATTTCTTCACCTCACGCGCTCGCGCCGACCTGGCCGAAGCCATCGAGAGCGGCCTGGAAAAGATGATCGCCGACGGCAGTTTCGAGCGCCTGTTCCAGCAGCATCATGGCGACGCCATCCGCCAGGCCGGGCTCGACAAGCGCCGCATCATCGAATTGCAGAACCCTGACCTGCCCGACAACATCCCGCTCCTGCGCGAACAGCTCTGGTACCACCCCACAAACTCTAGATCGGGCGTTGGCGCCGCCTCCAAATAG
- a CDS encoding amidohydrolase family protein, with protein sequence MRISRHLFATTLALLALDCLARDYHYSDSHLHYVDFFQETEGMSTLLKAMDAGKIDHAMVSGIPVAKKWHEDEPKRPRYYAGDDAGAYWYSATDVFVAAAVKKLSPEQRKRVHPFLSGFNPTDKNADAHIRRMLELDPGLWQGLGEVFTRHDDLTALIYGDTPRANNEAMARVYHLAAEYDLPVMVHSNVTSKRERNPLYLAEIEDPLRNHPHVRFIWAHAGTSLEIHRHQEHLEFLHGTLERMLGEYPNLYIDLSWSVLQPYLLDAKGTPDPKWLKLVEAYPDRFMLGSDVVGRFEGLGDYLRAFDPFLDALPEKVAQQVARDNFLAVLPRKRQAQIAD encoded by the coding sequence TTGCGTATCTCGCGCCACCTGTTCGCCACGACCCTGGCCCTGCTCGCACTGGATTGCCTGGCGCGCGATTACCACTACAGCGATTCGCACCTGCACTACGTGGATTTCTTCCAGGAAACCGAGGGCATGAGCACGCTGCTGAAGGCGATGGATGCCGGCAAGATCGACCATGCGATGGTCTCCGGCATACCGGTGGCGAAGAAGTGGCACGAGGACGAACCCAAGCGCCCGCGCTACTACGCCGGTGACGACGCCGGTGCCTACTGGTACAGCGCCACCGACGTGTTTGTTGCGGCCGCCGTGAAGAAGCTCTCGCCGGAGCAGCGCAAGCGCGTGCACCCATTCCTCTCCGGCTTCAATCCCACCGACAAGAACGCCGATGCGCACATCCGTCGCATGCTCGAACTCGATCCGGGGCTGTGGCAGGGTCTGGGGGAAGTGTTCACCCGCCATGACGACCTCACCGCGCTGATCTATGGCGATACGCCGCGGGCCAACAACGAGGCGATGGCGCGGGTCTATCACCTTGCTGCCGAGTACGACCTGCCGGTGATGGTGCATTCCAACGTCACCTCCAAGCGCGAGCGCAACCCGTTGTACCTGGCGGAGATCGAAGACCCGCTGCGCAATCATCCGCACGTGCGGTTCATCTGGGCGCATGCCGGCACCAGCCTGGAAATCCACCGTCATCAGGAACACCTGGAGTTTCTCCACGGCACGCTCGAACGCATGCTTGGCGAATACCCGAACCTGTATATCGACCTGTCCTGGAGCGTGTTGCAGCCGTACCTGCTGGATGCCAAGGGCACGCCCGATCCGAAATGGCTGAAGCTGGTGGAGGCTTACCCAGACCGCTTCATGCTCGGCTCCGATGTCGTGGGGCGCTTCGAGGGTTTGGGCGACTACCTCCGGGCGTTCGATCCATTTCTCGACGCGTTGCCGGAGAAGGTCGCGCAGCAGGTCGCGCGGGACAACTTCCTCGCCGTGTTGCCGCGCAAGCGTCAGGCGCAGATCGCCGACTAA
- a CDS encoding DUF3859 domain-containing protein, with protein MKVFSLTALALSLVSTMTLAEVHVDGPVEYGVFATQFKDPQPGERILSRSNQKIEQTDQVPARLGSKFGMRYNLRGKVAGDQPLTLLYLTPGLVSVDGKRQDKIELVQQLVPDAPQDVMAFEFTEPHEVVAGEWTFMVFQGDRLLAQQRFQVR; from the coding sequence ATGAAAGTCTTCAGCCTGACTGCCCTGGCGCTGAGCCTGGTCTCGACCATGACCCTGGCCGAGGTCCACGTCGACGGGCCGGTCGAGTACGGTGTGTTCGCCACCCAGTTCAAGGACCCGCAACCCGGCGAGCGCATTCTCAGTCGTTCCAACCAGAAGATCGAGCAGACCGACCAGGTGCCGGCGCGCCTCGGTAGCAAGTTCGGCATGCGTTACAACCTGCGCGGCAAGGTGGCCGGTGATCAGCCGCTGACCCTGTTGTACCTCACGCCGGGCCTGGTCAGTGTCGATGGCAAGCGCCAGGACAAGATCGAGCTGGTCCAGCAACTGGTGCCAGATGCCCCGCAGGACGTGATGGCCTTCGAATTCACCGAGCCGCATGAAGTGGTCGCCGGAGAGTGGACCTTCATGGTGTTCCAGGGAGATCGCCTGCTGGCGCAGCAGCGCTTCCAGGTTCGCTGA
- a CDS encoding methyl-accepting chemotaxis protein, translating into MSLRNIKVATRAALGFAFMALLVLILGGFALVQMQRMNAQSSEVDQVWLPSILALNDVGQNALRVRALTLRLLVIRDEQALRDNEQRLEAIKQDLQAAQNRYEGLISTDEERALYNSFNSVKAQYMREQERVVDYSRKDMIDEAIDVASGELNQHADAMVKALTDLTELNKQGAGQAAQKNRAVFDSATTLVILLMVTAVVLTIFLALLLTRSIVRPLAQAVGVAQVVASGDLTQDIFVEGEDEPAQLLQALKTMQRSLRDTIQRIADSSSQLASASEELHAVTEDSTRGLHQQNNEIEQAATAVNQMTAAVEEVARNAVDTSEASRSTDRTAKQGQEQVRQTVESISHLAQDVTSTSSEVGELAGKVRNISQVLDVIRAIAEQTNLLALNAAIEAARAGDAGRGFAVVADEVRALAHRTQQSTQEIEQMIGGIQQGAEKAVNAMQGSNSRAHSTLELAQAAGRALEEITQAIASINERNLVIASASEEQAQVAREVDRNLVNIRDLSLQSSAGANQTSAASQELSRLAVDLNSLVAQFRT; encoded by the coding sequence ATGTCGTTGAGAAATATCAAAGTCGCCACGCGAGCCGCTCTTGGCTTCGCCTTTATGGCCCTGCTGGTGCTGATTCTGGGTGGTTTCGCCCTGGTGCAGATGCAGCGCATGAATGCGCAGTCCAGCGAGGTCGACCAGGTCTGGTTGCCAAGCATCCTCGCCCTCAATGACGTCGGCCAGAACGCGCTGCGCGTGCGCGCCCTGACCCTGCGCCTGCTGGTGATCCGTGACGAGCAGGCCCTGCGTGACAACGAGCAGCGCCTGGAGGCCATCAAGCAGGACCTGCAGGCGGCCCAGAACCGCTACGAAGGCCTGATCAGCACGGACGAAGAACGCGCGCTGTACAACAGCTTCAACTCGGTCAAGGCGCAGTACATGCGCGAGCAGGAGCGAGTGGTCGACTACTCGCGCAAGGACATGATCGACGAGGCCATCGATGTCGCCAGCGGTGAGTTAAACCAGCACGCCGATGCCATGGTCAAGGCGCTCACGGACCTCACTGAACTCAACAAGCAGGGTGCCGGGCAGGCCGCGCAGAAAAACCGTGCGGTGTTCGACAGCGCCACTACTCTGGTCATCCTGCTGATGGTCACCGCCGTGGTGCTGACCATATTCCTGGCCCTGCTGCTGACTCGCAGCATCGTCCGGCCGCTGGCTCAGGCGGTAGGCGTGGCGCAGGTTGTCGCCTCCGGGGATCTGACCCAGGACATTTTTGTCGAGGGTGAGGACGAGCCTGCACAACTGCTGCAGGCTCTGAAAACCATGCAGCGCAGCCTGCGCGATACCATCCAGCGCATCGCCGACTCTTCCAGCCAACTGGCCTCGGCCTCCGAGGAGTTGCATGCGGTGACCGAGGATTCGACCCGCGGTCTGCATCAGCAGAACAACGAAATCGAACAGGCCGCCACCGCGGTCAACCAGATGACCGCGGCCGTCGAGGAAGTGGCACGTAACGCTGTGGACACCTCGGAAGCGTCACGCTCGACCGACCGCACGGCGAAGCAGGGGCAGGAACAGGTGCGCCAGACCGTGGAGTCGATCAGTCACCTGGCCCAGGATGTGACCAGCACCTCCAGCGAAGTCGGTGAGCTGGCCGGCAAGGTGCGCAATATCAGCCAGGTACTCGACGTGATTCGCGCAATCGCCGAACAGACCAACCTGCTGGCCCTCAACGCTGCCATCGAGGCGGCACGTGCCGGTGACGCGGGACGTGGGTTCGCGGTGGTAGCCGACGAGGTGCGCGCGCTGGCCCATCGCACGCAGCAGTCGACCCAGGAAATCGAGCAGATGATCGGCGGCATCCAGCAGGGCGCCGAGAAGGCGGTGAACGCGATGCAGGGCAGCAACTCGCGTGCACACTCGACCCTGGAGCTGGCGCAGGCGGCCGGCCGTGCGTTGGAAGAAATTACCCAGGCCATTGCCTCGATCAATGAGCGCAACCTGGTCATCGCCAGCGCCTCTGAAGAGCAGGCGCAGGTGGCGCGCGAGGTCGACCGAAACCTGGTGAACATCCGTGACCTGTCGCTGCAGTCGTCGGCCGGTGCCAACCAGACCAGTGCTGCCAGCCAGGAACTGTCGCGCCTGGCCGTGGACTTAAACAGCCTGGTGGCGCAGTTCCGTACCTGA